The nucleotide sequence AGGATACAGTTTCCTTTTTTTACATAGTTAATTTCGATGCGCACATGCTGATGCGGACCGAACTTTTCGAATGGTTTAAAAGATACAAAACGAAACACATCTGCCAATCTTTTCTTTTCGAGGTTCCTGACTATTTCTTCCAGGCTAGTAAAAAGGGAATTTGTGTTCATGATAATTAATTTTCATTTAAAATAAATGTGACTTTCCCATTTATATTATCCCTTTTTTTTAAAGGCTTATAGTCCTTTTCGGCATGTGATACCAGAAATTGTTCCCTTCCCGCATTATTGTAATCTGCAACTAAAAAATGTATTATATCAGCTTCTTTCCATGCTCTGAAGTGCTGCTTTCCGTCTGATAATATCTGAATTTGGGATCCGTTTCCATTTTTGAGTGAGGCTGTTTTAATAGACTCTTTTGTGGATCTGAAATCGTTTGATCCTGCATTTGTCCAATCAAGGTTCCAATCATGTGCGGGTTTTGCTCCAGGTCCAGCCAGTCCGCAAACGGAAGTTTTTTTGTTGTATAAATTGGCAGTGCCTTCCAATCGTGCAATATGATTTGACGGATAGACAGACCAAAATCCATTTCTTTTCCAGCTAAGCTCTGTATATGAATCGGAAACTGAAAAAACCAATCCTATTTGTCGGGGAGATACCGCTTTTTTTACATTGAAGTCGTATTCAATATCAACCTTTCCGTTTGCATGAAATAAATAGCAAAAACTTCCATCAGCTTCCTGATAGCTTCCATTTACCTGTACTTTTATCACATCATTATTCTGTGTAGTCTGAATAGAGTTTGCTACCCAGTATTTACAAACTGGAGTGTAGGGATCAAAGTTCTGGCCTTCGCCTGTCATCTGGATTCCTCGCCCTTCGCCGTTTAAAGGTAGTATCATCAGTTCCGGAGTCTGTTCAAGTACTGTTTCATTTTTACTATTTTTGGCAAGTAATAATCCATTCAGCTTATTTATGGTATATGTTCCTGTACAAGATGAGATAACCAGCTGTTTGTCGTTTTCGGAAAACTTTAAAATTCCATTCTTTTCCTTTTCAGTAATGACTTGTTCTGGTTTAATAGTGAATTTATACTGGTCAATCACATACCCCAGCGGGCTCACTACGTTTAATTCGATAAAATTACTCTCCCGTGCTTTTTCAGGAAGGGAAATTTTAAAAGCTCCTGTTGCCTTGGGAGATAGATTAACCGCTACAGTCCCTTTCACGTATTCATTAGCCCATTGAAAGCGACAGGCAGAAAGATTGGTGAAGTTATGTCTGTTTTCAACTTCAAAAAGAATATTTCCTTCTGAGTCTATATTTCCCTTCATTTCGATTTTTACCGGCGAGTAGACCTTTTTCATATTCCAAAACTCAGGCTTTTCCCTTCTCCATCCATCAATAGGTCCCCAGGTTCCGTAACCTACGGTTTTTCCGTCGGGCAAGAAAAATGAGTCGTCTATTCCAGCCCAGATAGCACCACCAAGCACTCCTTTGCTGTAATACATGTCATTCCACATGCGGTTAAGCAATTCACCCCACATATTTCTTACTCCCGGATCTGCCGACAGTTCTAAACGATTATAAGCGTTGAGGTGACAATATTCATCAAAAACGATAGGTCGTTTGCTGTTTTCATATGTCTCCGGACCTGTTGGACCCGGGTAGTGATGGTTGCCAATTTCTAAATCTCCCTTATCAGAATCCGGGCCCCATTGACTAAAGATTCGAGGGCGGGTAGGATCCATTTTTTTTGTGATGGCAGCCGCTTGCTTAAAATATTCTTCATACAGATTTGATTCGTTTCCCATCGACCAGATTATGATTGAGGGGTGACTTTTATCTCTGTTAACCATTTCAATGTGTTGATTCACCAAGAGTTGGTAATGCTTATCTTCGGAAACTTTTGTTTCGTGAGCCCAGCAGAAGGGTGCTTCCAGTTCTACAAACATTCCTAATTCATCACAAGCATCAAGAAGGGCTTCATCCGGTGGATAATGAGAAGTTCGAATGTAATTCACATTTCCGCTTCTGAATATTTCCACATCCTTTTTCCATATATCACCTTCCAGCGAACGGCCTCGCAAGGGCATAACTTCATGGCGGCATACCCCCCTGAGTTTTACCGGAAAATTGTTTACGAAAAGTTCATTTCCCCTGACTTCAATTTGTCTGAATCCGACTTTGCGTGAAGTTTGTTGCAGAAGTTTTCCATCCTGTTTAAGCTCGCAGGTAAGAATGTATAAGTTTGGATTTTCAGAATCCCATTTCATAGGTTCGGTAATATCGGCACTGATTGTTTGGCTTTC is from uncultured Macellibacteroides sp. and encodes:
- a CDS encoding glycoside hydrolase family 2 TIM barrel-domain containing protein; the encoded protein is MKRIVFLLALMLIVFSVNGQEFNIPRLSPFPVNMEKEKVSLSGNWLFNTSPDKSFWTIKNLKNWKNISVPGEWVMQGYKVEKGQLAGYVKEFVISSSWENKRIKLRCNGIFSESFIYINGSAAGSHLGGFTPFELDVTSLVHSGKNSIAIAIKSESLADSLASASRYAVHPLEGITRDIFLFALPEVNIASFHVQTTFDEKYKNAVLSTEVAICNELKTKSDNLSVCFKLTDPKGKVVTLKKNEYKLKPIASQVTESQTISADITEPMKWDSENPNLYILTCELKQDGKLLQQTSRKVGFRQIEVRGNELFVNNFPVKLRGVCRHEVMPLRGRSLEGDIWKKDVEIFRSGNVNYIRTSHYPPDEALLDACDELGMFVELEAPFCWAHETKVSEDKHYQLLVNQHIEMVNRDKSHPSIIIWSMGNESNLYEEYFKQAAAITKKMDPTRPRIFSQWGPDSDKGDLEIGNHHYPGPTGPETYENSKRPIVFDEYCHLNAYNRLELSADPGVRNMWGELLNRMWNDMYYSKGVLGGAIWAGIDDSFFLPDGKTVGYGTWGPIDGWRREKPEFWNMKKVYSPVKIEMKGNIDSEGNILFEVENRHNFTNLSACRFQWANEYVKGTVAVNLSPKATGAFKISLPEKARESNFIELNVVSPLGYVIDQYKFTIKPEQVITEKEKNGILKFSENDKQLVISSCTGTYTINKLNGLLLAKNSKNETVLEQTPELMILPLNGEGRGIQMTGEGQNFDPYTPVCKYWVANSIQTTQNNDVIKVQVNGSYQEADGSFCYLFHANGKVDIEYDFNVKKAVSPRQIGLVFSVSDSYTELSWKRNGFWSVYPSNHIARLEGTANLYNKKTSVCGLAGPGAKPAHDWNLDWTNAGSNDFRSTKESIKTASLKNGNGSQIQILSDGKQHFRAWKEADIIHFLVADYNNAGREQFLVSHAEKDYKPLKKRDNINGKVTFILNEN